One Lycium ferocissimum isolate CSIRO_LF1 unplaced genomic scaffold, AGI_CSIRO_Lferr_CH_V1 ctg638, whole genome shotgun sequence DNA window includes the following coding sequences:
- the LOC132045262 gene encoding alpha carbonic anhydrase 7-like, producing MDTMLARTNKILFLYFLLLTSALFLATCHEVDDESEFSYDGESENGPAHWGEIHPEWKMCNSGKLQSPIDLLNERVEVVSHLGRLKRSYKASSYATLLNRGHDMMLRWEGGAGHIAINGTKYQLNQAHWHSPSEHTINGRRFDLEVHLVHESEDGKVAVIGIMYKIGRADSFLSKIEGDLKALAHTKGVERKIGVIDPKQIKLGSRKYYRYIGSLTVPPCTQDVVWTIVRKVRTVTREQMKLIREAVHDESDTNSRPVQAANKRPIRLYRPNDPKE from the exons ATGGATACAATGCTTGCAAGAACCAACAAAATCTtgttcctttattttcttctcctcaCAAGTGCATTATTCCTTGCAACATGTCATGAAGTTG aTGATGAAAGTGAATTTAGTTATGATGGAGAAAGTGAGAATGGACCAGCACATTGGGGTGAAATTCATCCAGAATGGAAAATGTGTAATTCTGGAAAATTGCAATCTCCAATTGATCTTTTGAATGAGAGAGTTGAAGTTGTTTCTCATTTGGGAAGACTTAAAAGAAGCTACAAAGCATCATCCTATGCTACTCTTTTGAATAGAGGACATGATATGATG TTAAGATGGGAAGGTGGAGCTGGACATATTGCGATTAATGGAACTAAATATCAACTTAATCAGGCTCATTGGCATTCACCTTCTGAACATACTATCAATGGAAGAAG ATTTGATTTGGAGGTTCATTTGGTTCATGAAAGTGAGGATGGAAAAGTTGCAGTTATTGGAATAATGTACAAGATTGGAAGAGCTGATTCCTTCTTGTCTAAG ATCGAGGGTGATTTAAAAGCTCTAGCACATACAAAAGGTGTGGAGAGAAAGATAGGAGTAATTGATCCAAAACAAATAAAGTTGGGTAGCAGAAAATATTATAGGTATATTGGCTCGTTGACTGTTCCTCCTTGCACTCAAGATGTCGTCTGGACTATTGTAAGAAAG GTGAGAACTGTCACAAGAGAACAAATGAAGCTAATCCGCGAGGCTGTTCATGAT GAATCTGATACAAATTCCAGACCAGTCCAAGCAGCAAACAAACGACCTATCCGACTCTATAGACCAAATGATCCTAAAGAATAA
- the LOC132045261 gene encoding lysM domain receptor-like kinase 4 → MIFQWLLVLIWIFIGSSYGQQFYDPTSCFSSITSPGTRYTCSSSPKNSCQTFLVYRANQDYTTISDVSYLFGILDPDELLNMNNVTSSSQILEIGREVIVPIQCSCFGEFFQANVSYIALTNTKFDDVACGVFEGLVKSVTLYEQNKKIKFSDEIKGGTELLVPLKCACPDKFFGPGLKYLVTYPFITGDNTGKVSEKFSIPVEDIWGANNLSFDPPVFSNTTILVPLRGEPSINFSNIHDSEPPSPGFLPTQPVKKSSKNPKIKKLYIAGSVIGFFLVAATLVACGLYVRALKKFKAERTIHKRSFNSGSLTPRSSPPISGPTPTRSSTNSCFSPDLLAGIKYTLGEYNIDELTNATGNFSEETKISDNVYKGCVDNNAEVLIKRIRFEDTRQVIDVHSRINHVNIVKLQGVCYGEDDITGSYLVFEYPSNGTLRDCLSNSSISSLKWHKRTQIAFDIATGLHYLHFCTIPPYTHMNINSKNVFLTPNWRAKLAVFGAKASIGATREVGSIGSLGGWIAPEHLVHGSVSEKVDIFAFGVVLLELISGKEDVDGNFLRDSITFLGGGANEGGCFEQLKNFIDPCLMEDYPLAEALCLAVLAKACIEDDPLHRPSTDDLIKVLARMV, encoded by the coding sequence ATGATTTTTCAATGGCTTCTAGTACTAATTTGGATCTTTATTGGATCAAGCTATGGCCAACAGTTCTATGATCCAACCTCATGTTTTTCTAGTATCACTTCTCCAGGCACAAGATACACATGTAGTAGTTCACCAAAAAATTCTTGTCAGACATTTTTGGTTTATAGAGCCAACCAAGATTACACAACAATCTCTGATGTTTCTTACTTGTTTGGAATATTGGACCCTGATGAACTACTCAACATGAACAATGTCACGTCTTCGTCACAGATTCTTGAAATTGGTAGAGAAGTGATTGTTCCAATTCAATGTTCTTGTTTTGGTGAATTCTTTCAAGCAAATGTTAGTTACATTGCACTTACAAACACGAAATTCGACGATGTTGCTTGTGGTGTTTTTGAAGGTCTAGTTAAGTCTGTCACACTTTATGAgcagaacaagaaaatcaaattttctgaTGAAATTAAAGGTGGAACAGAGTTGCTTGTGCCTTTGAAATGTGCATGTCCTGATAAATTCTTTGGTCCTGGATTAAAGTATCTTGTGACATACCCTTTTATTACAGGTGATAATACAGGAAAAGTAAGTGAAAAATTCAGTATTCCTGTTGAAGATATATGGGGAGCTAATAATTTAAGTTTTGATCCCCCTGTTTTCTCTAACACAACAATTTTGGTCCCCCTTAGAGGCGAACCGTCAATAAATTTCAGCAATATTCATGATTCTGAACCTCCTAGCCCTGGTTTTCTACCAACACAACCGGTCAAAAAATCATCCAAAAATCCGAAAATAAAGAAACTCTATATTGCAGGATCAGTTATTGGTTTTTTTCTTGTTGCTGCAACTTTAGTTGCTTGTGGTTTATATGTAAGGGCCTTAAAGAAATTCAAAGCAGAGCGGACAATACATAAGAGGTCTTTTAATTCAGGTTCATTAACTCCAAGAAGCTCGCCTCCAATATCCGGTCCAACGCCTACTAGAAGCTCAACGAATTCGTGCTTTTCTCCTGATTTGCTTGCAGGAATAAAGTACACTTTAGGGGAGTACAACATAGATGAATTGACAAACGCGACGGGTAATTTTAGTGAAGAGACTAAGATAAGTGACAATGTATACAAGGGATGTGTTGATAACAATGCTGAAGTACTGATCAAGAGAATAAGATTTGAGGACACTAGACAAGTAATTGATGTACATTCGAGAATCAATCATGTGAATATTGTAAAGCTTCAAGGTGTTTGTTATGGCGAGGATGATATAACAGGATCTTATCTTGTATTTGAATATCCATCCAATGGGACTTTAAGGGACTGTTTGTCTAATTCCTCTATTTCTTCTCTAAAGTGGCATAAAAGGACTCAAATTGCTTTTGACATTGCCACAGGGCTACACTACTTGCACTTTTGCACAATTCCACCTTATACACACATGAACATCAACAGCAAAAACGTCTTCTTGACCCCGAATTGGAGGGCAAAATTGGCCGTTTTTGGAGCTAAAGCAAGCATTGGAGCAACCAGGGAAGTTGGAAGTATCGGGAGTCTAGGAGGGTGGATTGCCCCTGAACATCTAGTACATGGTTCGGTGTCTGAAAAAGTGGACATTTTTGCATTCGGAGTAGTACTACTCGAGCTCATATCGGGGAAAGAAGACGTTGATGGGAATTTCTTGAGGGACTCAATTACTTTTTTGGGAGGGGGAGCTAATGAGGGAGGATGTTTTGAACAATTGAAGAATTTTATTGATCCATGCCTTATGGAAGATTACCCTTTAGCAGAGGCATTGTGTTTAGCTGTTTTAGCTAAAGCTTGTATTGAAGATGATCCTCTTCATAGGCCATCGACGGATGATCTAATTAAAGTCCTTGCAAGAATGGTATGA